A region of Sugiyamaella lignohabitans strain CBS 10342 chromosome A, complete sequence DNA encodes the following proteins:
- the EMC1 gene encoding Emc1p (Member of conserved endoplasmic reticulum membrane complex; involved in efficient folding of proteins in the ER; null mutant displays induction of the unfolded protein response; interacts with Gal80p; homologous to worm H17B01.4/EMC-1, fly CG2943, and human KIAA0090; GO_component: GO:0072546 - ER membrane protein complex [Evidence IEA]; GO_component: GO:0072546 - ER membrane protein complex [Evidence IDA] [PMID 19325107]; GO_component: GO:0005783 - endoplasmic reticulum [Evidence IEA]; GO_component: GO:0005783 - endoplasmic reticulum [Evidence IDA] [PMID 14562095]; GO_component: GO:0005789 - endoplasmic reticulum membrane [Evidence IEA]; GO_component: GO:0016021 - integral component of membrane [Evidence IEA]; GO_component: GO:0016020 - membrane [Evidence IEA]; GO_function: GO:0003674 - molecular_function [Evidence ND]; GO_process: GO:0034975 - protein folding in endoplasmic reticulum [Evidence IGI] [PMID 19325107]), with translation MKFGATAFLTSVSVSLLASGVSAVFSDEAYVVDWAKNPIGYLNSQNTVVARGSSNSEAIIGTFTESSVLASINGTDGTTLWRRWLDESDSSSQTHAVSSKYLAKVNNGLNELFVSASSDGRVIAWDPITGLAEWDISLEETVSAINGVAASANANTDQVFVALKSGFLLKLDALSGSRTWSSDLEIDSAPLAVIDLSDKVGVITSSGYLINVDKSDGSVHSRRKFGSATSVFSRSLDEVLSVHPVQGSSDTIVVVRSGSNAAIRVVDSNGNTASEESVVLASQSVKSTVEVTATSEVVNLLDSNIIIKFTVKGHTITRAEADINTSVNAVSENHPFPILSFPSGNTLAQTELGNLQLIDPLLEVVWSRQDGLTEITSAVFVDFLSDDSSLSEEELLFEEHADVLSAFSRRLARHWVDLKYFISHVKFPSASASNAEDDKTAEVPLTSHTKTESHDNLFGFHKLLVVANKYNHVFALDTTNQGAIVWSVTLPVPQGSEIVDLAVNSDTIYAVISTGEIFTVDVEGNVQPSSSILLPSDSVITEVVHTQNAIYAISNESVYTVVSSDSANDSPATESNDSTDEAVKSTYHTKVSDDGTTLDGYAVNFGIAEPQKTFQYTPGPNYRIVATAKRSPEDLTASIGKVLGDRSVLYKYLHRNAIAVAALNEETNTLVVTLLDSVTGRVLHTKVHKDEVSNKSPINLVFGEHWIVYSFYSKLPIEGQKIAVWDLYESEIPNQRHSQDDEKYSSFDSFAPPHVKSQSYIFNDDIITSLSVSRTRYGVTSRDIILTLSNGKVATLPKILLDARRPIGRNPTKEEQEEGLATYNSVIFLPPMNVLSHSRHLLGVNHIVSEPATLESTSLIAGFGPVDLFFTRITPSRPFDMLTVSFEKPKLIYTIMTILTVTIIVRRYALKKRIDQQWGVGEL, from the coding sequence ATGAAGTTCGGCGCGACGGCTTTCCTGACGTCTGTGTCAGTGTCTTTATTGGCATCTGGAGTTTCTGCTGTTTTTTCGGACGAGGCATATGTTGTAGATTGGGCTAAAAATCCAATTGGTTATTTAAATTCTCAGAATACCGTTGTTGCTCGTGGAAGTAGCAACAGCGAGGCGATCATTGGTACATTTACTGAGTCCTCGGTACTGGCATCAATTAATGGTACTGATGGTACAACTCTTTGGAGAAGATGGTTGGATGAATCCGATTCTTCGTCTCAAACACATGCTGTTTCTAGTAAATACTTGGCAAAAGTAAATAATGGACTCAACGAGCTGTTTGTGTCTGCTTCTAGTGATGGTCGAGTTATTGCTTGGGATCCTATTACAGGTTTGGCCGAATGGGATATCTCCCTTGAAGAAACGGTTTCTGCTATCAATGGAGTTGCTGCTAGTGCAAATGCCAATACTGATCAAGTATTTGTGGCACTGAAAAGTGGATTTTTACTCAAATTAGATGCATTGTCGGGTTCTCGTACCTGGTCTAGTGATCTGGAAATTGATTCTGCTCCTTTGGCTGTGATTGATTTATCAGACAAGGTTGGAGTCATTACTTCCAGTGGCTATTTGATCAATGTTGACAAATCCGATGGATCTGTTCACTCGAGAAGAAAATTCGGAAGTGCTACTTCAGTGTTTTCTCGCTCTTTGGACGAGGTTCTCAGTGTTCACCCTGTTCAAGGTAGCTCTGATACTATTGTTGTGGTGAGATCAGGCTCAAATGCTGCAATTCGTGTGGTCGATTCCAATGGAAATACTGCTAGTGAAGAATCGGTTGTTTTGGCTAGTCAATCAGTCAAGTCAACTGTAGAAGTAACTGCCACTTCTGAAGTGGTCAATCTCTTGGACAGtaatatcattatcaagTTCACTGTCAAAGGTCATACTATTACCAGagctgaagctgatatTAATACTAGTGTGAATGCTGTCAGTGAAAACCATCCGTTTCCTATTCTGTCTTTTCCATCTGGCAACACCCTTGCACAAACTGAGTTGGGTAATTTACAACTCATTGATCCTTTATTAGAAGTTGTGTGGTCTCGTCAAGATGGACTGACCGAAATCACGTCAGCTGTGTTTGTCGACTTTTTGTCTGATGACTCGAGTCtgtcagaagaagagctgCTCTTTGAAGAACATGCTGATGTCCTGTCTGCATTTTCTAGAAGATTGGCTCGTCACTGGGTagatttgaaatattttatttcccATGTCAAATTCCCTTCTGCATCTGCTAGTAATGCCGAGGATGACAAGACAGCTGAAGTACCTCTTACATCTCATACCAAAACAGAATCTCACGATAACTTGTTTGGATTCCATAAACTCTTGGTGGTCGCTAATAAGTACAATCATGTATTTGCTTTGGATACTACTAACCAAGGCGCTATTGTATGGTCCGTCACATTACCGGTTCCACAAGGCTCTGAAATTGTGGATCTGGCTGTCAACTCCGATACTATCTATGCAGTCATTTCAACTGGTGAGATTTTCACTGTCGATGTTGAAGGAAATGTTCAACCCTCGTCTTCCATTTTATTACCATCAGATTCTGTCATTACCGAAGTTGTACACACTCAGAATGCTATATATGCTATTTCAAACGAATCTGTTTACACAGTTGTCAGCTCCGACTCCGCTAACGACTCGCCGGCTACAGAGTCCAATGATTCTACTGATGAAGCTGTTAAAAGTACATACCACACCAAAGTATCAGATGATGGTACTACTCTTGATGGATATGCTGTCAATTTTGGCATTGCCGAGCCTCAGAAGACCTTCCAGTACACTCCAGGACCCAATTACCGCATTGTTGCTACAGCCAAGCGGTCTCCTGAGGACTTGACTGCTTCCATCGGTAAGGTCTTGGGAGATAGAAGTGTGCTGTACAAGTATCTTCACCGTAATGCTATTGCAGTTGCTGCACTCAACGAAGAAACCAATACTCTCGTCGTGACTTTACTCGACAGTGTGACTGGCCGGGTTCTACACACCAAAGTCCACAAAGATGAGGTGTCTAACAAATCACCTATCAACCTTGTATTTGGTGAGCACTGGATTGTGTACTCCTTTTACAGCAAACTGCCTATTGAGGGCCAGAAAATCGCTGTATGGGATTTGTACGAGTCAGAGATTCCCAACCAAAGACACTCGCAAGATGATGAGAAGTACTCGTCTTTCGATTCGTTTGCCCCCCCTCACGTCAAATCGCAATCTTACATTTTCAACGACGATATCATCACCTCGTTATCGGTGTCTCGTACCAGATATGGTGTCACTTCCAGAGACATTATCCTGACTCTGAGCAACGGTAAAGTAGCAACTCTACCCAAGATTTTGCTTGATGCCAGACGTCCTATTGGCCGGAATCCCAcgaaagaagagcaagaagaaggactAGCAACTTACAACTCGGTCATCTTCCTTCCTCCTATGAACGTCCTCTCCCACTCGCGTCACCTCTTAGGAGTCAACCACATTGTTTCCGAACCAGCAACACTCGAATCAACATCACTGATTGCCGGATTCGGGCCTGTAGACCTGTTCTTCACACGCATCACGCCGTCTCGCCCCTTCGACATGCTCACTGTCAGCTTCGAGAAACCCAAACTCATCTACACCATCATGACCATCCTGACCGTGACCATTATCGTGCGACGCTACGCCCTCAAAAAACGCATTGACCAGCAATGGGGTGTCGGCGAGCTCTAA
- the RPS2 gene encoding ribosomal 40S subunit protein S2 (Protein component of the small (40S) subunit; essential for control of translational accuracy; phosphorylation by C-terminal domain kinase I (CTDK-I) enhances translational accuracy; methylated on one or more arginine residues by Hmt1p; homologous to mammalian ribosomal protein S2 and bacterial S5; GO_component: GO:0005737 - cytoplasm [Evidence IEA,IEA]; GO_component: GO:0022627 - cytosolic small ribosomal subunit [Evidence IDA] [PMID 2517480]; GO_component: GO:0022627 - cytosolic small ribosomal subunit [Evidence IDA] [PMID 3533916]; GO_component: GO:0022627 - cytosolic small ribosomal subunit [Evidence IDA] [PMID 385049]; GO_component: GO:0005730 - nucleolus [Evidence IEA]; GO_component: GO:0005634 - nucleus [Evidence IEA]; GO_component: GO:0030529 - ribonucleoprotein complex [Evidence IEA]; GO_component: GO:0005840 - ribosome [Evidence IEA,IEA]; GO_component: GO:0015935 - small ribosomal subunit [Evidence IEA]; GO_component: GO:0032040 - small-subunit processome [Evidence IDA] [PMID 15590835]; GO_function: GO:0003723 - RNA binding [Evidence IEA]; GO_function: GO:0070181 - small ribosomal subunit rRNA binding [Evidence IDA] [PMID 2517480]; GO_function: GO:0003735 - structural constituent of ribosome [Evidence IEA]; GO_function: GO:0003735 - structural constituent of ribosome [Evidence IDA] [PMID 2517480]; GO_process: GO:0045903 - positive regulation of translational fidelity [Evidence IMP] [PMID 17545469]; GO_process: GO:0045903 - positive regulation of translational fidelity [Evidence IMP] [PMID 3522920]; GO_process: GO:0006407 - rRNA export from nucleus [Evidence IMP] [PMID 16246728]; GO_process: GO:0006364 - rRNA processing [Evidence IEA]; GO_process: GO:0042254 - ribosome biogenesis [Evidence IEA]; GO_process: GO:0006412 - translation [Evidence IEA]), giving the protein MSDAAAPAQARGGFGRSGAAPRGRGGPRGGRGGPRRGGRRDEEKGWQPVTKLGRLVKAGKIKSLEEIYLHSLPVKEYQIIDQFLPTLKDEVMKIKPVQKQTTAGQRTRFKAVVVIGDSAGHVGLGIKSSKEVATAIRAAIIIAKLSIIPVRRGYWGTSLGQPHSLPTKVTGKCGSVTVRLIPAPRGTGVVASPAVKKLLQLGGVEDAYTSASGSTRTTENTLKAAFVAIGNTYGFLTPNLWKETALEPSPLDVYHDVAAGKARY; this is encoded by the coding sequence atgtcagacgctgctgctcctgctcaaGCTCGTGGTGGATTCGGCCGTTCCGGAGCCGCTCCCCGTGGTCGTGGTGGCCCTCGTGGCGGCCGTGGTGGTCCTCGTCGTGGAGGTCGTAGAGACGAAGAGAAGGGCTGGCAACCAGTCACCAAGCTTGGCAGACTTGTCAAGGCTGGTAAGATCAAGTCTCTTGAGGAGATCTATCTCCACTCTCTCCCTGTCAAGGAGTACCAAATCATTGATCAATTCTTGCCCACTTTGAAGGACGAGGTCATGAAGATCAAGCCTGTTCAAAAGCAAACCACTGCCGGTCAACGTACCCGTTTcaaggctgttgttgtcaTTGGTGACTCTGCCGGACACGTTGGTCTTGGTATCAAGTCTTCTAAGGAAGTCGCCACTGCTATCCGTGCTGCCATCATCATTGCCAAGCTCTCCATCATCCCCGTTCGTCGTGGTTACTGGGGTACTTCTCTTGGTCAACCCCACTCTTTGCCCACTAAGGTCACTGGTAAGTGCGGTTCCGTCACTGTCCGTCTTATCCCTGCTCCTCGTGGTACTGGTGTCGTTGCCTCTCCTGCCGTTAAGAAATTGCTTCAACTCGGTGGTGTTGAGGATGCTTACacctctgcctccggttccaccagaaccactgAAAACACCCTCAAGGCCGCTTTCGTCGCCATCGGTAACACATACGGTTTCCTCACCCCCAACCTCTGGAAGGAGACTGCCTTGGAGCCCTCTCCTTTGGATGTCTACCACGACGTTGCTGCCGGCAAGGCTAGATACTAA
- the FPR2 gene encoding peptidylprolyl isomerase family protein FPR2 (Membrane-bound peptidyl-prolyl cis-trans isomerase (PPIase); binds to the drugs FK506 and rapamycin; expression pattern suggests possible involvement in ER protein trafficking; relocalizes from nucleus to vacuole upon DNA replication stress; GO_component: GO:0005737 - cytoplasm [Evidence IDA] [PMID 22842922]; GO_component: GO:0005783 - endoplasmic reticulum [Evidence IEA]; GO_component: GO:0005789 - endoplasmic reticulum membrane [Evidence IEA]; GO_component: GO:0005789 - endoplasmic reticulum membrane [Evidence ISS] [PMID 7685904]; GO_component: GO:0016020 - membrane [Evidence IBA,IEA]; GO_component: GO:0005634 - nucleus [Evidence IDA] [PMID 22842922]; GO_function: GO:0005528 - FK506 binding [Evidence IDA] [PMID 1380159]; GO_function: GO:0016853 - isomerase activity [Evidence IEA]; GO_function: GO:0003755 - peptidyl-prolyl cis-trans isomerase activity [Evidence IBA,IEA,IEA]; GO_function: GO:0003755 - peptidyl-prolyl cis-trans isomerase activity [Evidence ISS] [PMID 7685904]; GO_process: GO:0008150 - biological_process [Evidence ND]; GO_process: GO:0018208 - peptidyl-proline modification [Evidence IBA]; GO_process: GO:0006457 - protein folding [Evidence IEA,IEA]; GO_process: GO:0000413 - protein peptidyl-prolyl isomerization [Evidence IEA,IEA]) encodes MKLQLGLVLTGLLAVVAGAEQQEKLRIGILKRVDGCTRKARSGDLVEVHYTGKLADGTVFDSSVERGQPIEFPLGVGRVIQGWDQGILGMCVGEKRKLTIPPHLGYGEHGAGGAIPPHATLIFTTELVSINGEGLPVVEVPDSQVPDLDSDSPTEDEADSDAETDDIAVSSEPESDDSDASSDSDSVADSDSDTDATDLDDDTPVIREKVDL; translated from the coding sequence ATGAAGTTGCAATTGGGTTTGGTGTTGACTGGTCTTTTGGCTGTTGTGGCTGGTGCtgagcagcaggagaaaTTGCGTATTGGAATTCTCAAGAGAGTTGACGGATGTACCAGAAAGGCCCGTTCGGGCGACTTGGTCGAGGTCCACTACACCGGAAAACTAGCGGACGGAACTGTCTTTGACTCGTCTGTCGAGAGAGGTCAGCCCATTGAGTTCCCATTGGGTGTTGGTCGTGTGATTCAAGGATGGGATCAAGGTATTCTTGGAATGTGTGTTGGCGAAAAACGGAAATTGACCATTCCTCCACACTTGGGATACGGTGAACACGgggctggtggtgctattCCTCCTCATGCCACTCTTATTTTCACCACCGAACTTGTTTCTATCAACGGAGAAGGTTTGCCAGTAGTCGAAGTTCCTGATTCTCAAGTCCCAGACCTCGACAGCGATTCTCCTACCGAGGACGAAGCAGATTCGGATGCCGAAACTGACGACATTGCTGTCTCCTCGGAACCCGAATCCGACGACTCGGACGCCTCGTCCGACTCAGACTCTGTCGCCGACTCTGATTCCGACACCGATGCCACCGACCTCGACGACGACACCCCTGTCATCCGCGAGAAAGTCGATTTGTAA
- the FPR2 gene encoding peptidylprolyl isomerase family protein FPR2 (Membrane-bound peptidyl-prolyl cis-trans isomerase (PPIase); binds to the drugs FK506 and rapamycin; expression pattern suggests possible involvement in ER protein trafficking; relocalizes from nucleus to vacuole upon DNA replication stress; GO_component: GO:0005737 - cytoplasm [Evidence IDA] [PMID 22842922]; GO_component: GO:0005783 - endoplasmic reticulum [Evidence IEA]; GO_component: GO:0005789 - endoplasmic reticulum membrane [Evidence IEA]; GO_component: GO:0005789 - endoplasmic reticulum membrane [Evidence ISS] [PMID 7685904]; GO_component: GO:0016020 - membrane [Evidence IBA,IEA]; GO_component: GO:0005634 - nucleus [Evidence IDA] [PMID 22842922]; GO_function: GO:0005528 - FK506 binding [Evidence IDA] [PMID 1380159]; GO_function: GO:0016853 - isomerase activity [Evidence IEA]; GO_function: GO:0003755 - peptidyl-prolyl cis-trans isomerase activity [Evidence IBA,IEA,IEA]; GO_function: GO:0003755 - peptidyl-prolyl cis-trans isomerase activity [Evidence ISS] [PMID 7685904]; GO_process: GO:0008150 - biological_process [Evidence ND]; GO_process: GO:0018208 - peptidyl-proline modification [Evidence IBA]; GO_process: GO:0006457 - protein folding [Evidence IEA,IEA]; GO_process: GO:0000413 - protein peptidyl-prolyl isomerization [Evidence IEA,IEA]), with product MKLQLGLVLTGLLAVVAGAEQQEKLRIGILKRVDGCTRKARSGDLVEVHYTGKLADGTVFDSSVERGQPIEFPLGVGRVIQGWDQGILGMCVGEKRKLTIPPHLGYGEHGAGGAIPPHATLIFTTELVSINGEGLPVVEVPDSQVPDLDSDSPTEDEADSDAETDDIAVSSEPESDDSDASSDSDSVADSDPDTDATDLDDDTPVYPSSITKRFVYADLNFSSEVQEMRAELQKQQLESYLALLNNTKYY from the coding sequence ATGAAGTTGCAATTGGGTTTGGTCTTGACTGGTCTTTTGGCTGTTGTGGCTGGTGCTGAGCAGCAAGAGAAATTGCGTATTGGAATTCTCAAGAGAGTTGACGGATGTACCAGAAAGGCCCGTTCGGGCGACTTGGTCGAGGTCCACTACACTGGAAAACTGGCGGACGGAACTGTCTTTGACTCGTCTGTCGAGAGAGGTCAGCCCATTGAGTTCCCATTGGGTGTTGGTCGTGTGATTCAAGGATGGGATCAAGGTATTCTTGGAATGTGTGTTGGCGAAAAACGGAAATTGACCATTCCTCCACACTTGGGATACGGTGAACATGgggctggtggtgctattCCTCCTCATGCCACTCTTATTTTCACCACCGAACTTGTTTCTATCAACGGAGAAGGTTTGCCAGTAGTCGAAGTTCCTGATTCTCAAGTCCCAGACCTCGACAGCGACTCTCCTACCGAGGACGAAGCAGATTCGGACGCCGAAACTGACGACATTGCTGTCTCCTCGGAACCCGAATCCGACGACTCGGACGCCTCGTCCGACTCAGACTCTGTCGCCGACTCTGATCCCGACACCGATGCCACCGACCTCGACGACGACACCCCTGTTTATCCTTCATCTATAACTAAAAGATTTGTATATGCAGATTTGAATTTTAGTTCAGAGGTACAGGAGATGAGAGCTGAGTTGCAAAAACAACAATTAGAAAGTTATTTGGCTCTTTTGAATAATACAAAATACTATTAA